One genomic segment of Gopherus flavomarginatus isolate rGopFla2 chromosome 11, rGopFla2.mat.asm, whole genome shotgun sequence includes these proteins:
- the LOC127031211 gene encoding zinc finger and SCAN domain-containing protein 29-like, with protein MPPCPKRAPAWNTCELQDLISVWGEEAVQSQLRSSRRNYDTYGQISKSMLQRGHEWDVLQCRVKVKELRSTYCKAHEGNCRSGTAPTTCRFYKELDAILGCDPTANPRTTMESSEQEEEGEGVEETESEATGVEGDTPESQEACSQELFSSQEEASQSQQLELVGEEEAEERVPVSLNPPALSQPAERLQNLRHKPRKSKEDLVKAVMNQYARENKRLQDWREKMYQWRETQSRRKELATKKSTKQLISLLARQTDYMQSLVAMQADHYRANPHPSKLSPLCPSVCSKPPSPASWFLPPPAAPNTCTFTYQP; from the exons atgcctccatgccccaaacgagccccagcatggaacacttgcgagctgcaggacctcatcagtgtttggggtgaggaagctgtgcagtcacagctgcgctccagccgtagaaattatgatacctatgggcagatatcaaagtccatgctgcaaaggggccatgaatgggacgtgttgcagtgcagggttaaagtaaaggagctgcggagtacctattgcaaagcccatgagggaaactgccgctcagGAACTGCCCCCActacctgccgtttttacaaggagctggatgccatacttgggtgtgaccccactgccaatccgaggaccacgatggagagttcagagcaggaagaagagggggagggtgtagaggaaaccgagagtgaggctactggggtggagggagacaccccagagtcccaggaggcatgcagccaggagctcttctcaagccaggaggaagctagccagtcacagcagctggaacttgttggtgaagaagaagcagaggagcgggttcccg tgtccttgaatcctccggccctatcacagcctgctgaaagactacagaacttgaggcataaaccaaggaaaagcaaagaagatttggtgaaagcagttatgaatcagtatgccagagagaataagaggctgcaggactggagagagaaaatgtatcagtggagggaaacacaaagcaggagaaaggaattggctaccaagaaaagcacaaagcagctgataagcctcctggcgcgccaaacggactatatgcagtcactcgtagccatgcaggccgATCACTACCGTGctaacccccacccctcaaagctctctcccttgtgccccagtgtttgctcaaaacccccttctccagcatcctggttcttaccaccaccagctgcccccaacacctgtacgttcacctatcAGCCCtaa